A genome region from Carya illinoinensis cultivar Pawnee chromosome 2, C.illinoinensisPawnee_v1, whole genome shotgun sequence includes the following:
- the LOC122296122 gene encoding metal transporter Nramp3-like yields MPPQEPEQQQPLLLDSDQEEQQDTAYESDEKVLIIGIDEGSTSGSCRAPPFSWKKLWLFTGPGFLMSIAFLDPGNLEGDLQAGAIAGYSLLWLLMWATAMGLLVQLLSARLGVATGRHLAELCREEYPTWARMVLWVMTELALIGADIQEVIGSAIALNILSNGVLPLWAGVIITAFDCFIFLFLENYGVRKLEAVFAVLIGTMAVSFAWMFGETKPSGIELLLGILVPKLSSRTIRQAVGVVGCIIMPHNVFLHSALVQSREIDHSKKGHVQEALKYYSIESTVALVVSFIINLFVTTVFAQGFYGTEIADRIGLLNAGRYLQEKYGGGFFPILYIWGIGLLAAGQSSTMTGTYAGQFIMGGFLNLRLKKWMRALITRSFAIIPTIIVALVFDTSEGALDVLNEWLNVLQSVQIPFALIPLLFLVSREQIMGTFKIGPVLKMAAWLVAALVIVINGYLLLDFFSSEVNGVLFGSVVATFTAAYIGFIVYLVSRGANFSSWRRTVQPKTVAETVA; encoded by the exons ATGCCACCCCAGGAGCCCGAGCAACAGCAGCCGCTGTTACTGGACTCGGACCAGGAGGAGCAACAAGATACCGCCTACGAATCGGACGAGAAGGTCCTGATAATTGGAATTGATGAAGGTTCTACCTCCGGGTCCTGCCGCGCCCCGCCGTTCTCGTGGAAAAAGCTGTGGCTTTTCACAGGGCCCGGTTTCTTGATGAGCATAGCGTTCCTGGATCCTGGGAACCTGGAGGGGGATCTCCAGGCCGGCGCGATCGCCGGGTACTCGCTGCTGTGGCTTCTCATGTGGGCCACGGCCATGGGACTGCTGGTACAGCTTCTGTCGGCACGGCTCGGCGTTGCCACTGGGCGTCACTTAGCCGAGCTCTGCAGGGAAGAGTACCCCACGTGGGCAAGGATGGTGCTTTGGGTCATGACCGAGTTGGCGCTAATCGGGGCTGATATTCAGGAGGTTATTGGTAGTGCTATTGCGCTTAACATTTTGAGCAATGGAGTTTTGCCTCTCTGGGCGGGGGTCATCATAACCGCTTTTGATTG ttttatttttctgtttcttgAGAACTATGGTGTAAGGAAATTGGAAGCGGTTTTTGCTGTTCTTATTGGGACAATGGCAGTTTCATTTGCTTGGATGTTTGGTGAAACAAAGCCAAGTGGCATAGAACTTCTTCTCG GTATTTTAGTTCCAAAACTGAGCTCCAGAACAATACGGCAGGCTGTTGGAGTTGTGGGTTGCATTATTATGCCTCACAATGTTTTCTTGCACTCGGCTCTTGTACAATCAAGGGAGATTGACCATAGCAAGAAAGGCCATGTCCAAGAAGCTCTTAAGTACTACTCCATTGAGTCCACTGTAGCCCTTGTTGTGTCATTCattatcaatctatttgttACAACTGTGTTTGCCCAAGGGTTTTATGGTACAGAAATAGCGGATAGGATTGGCCTTCTAAATGCAGGACGGTATCTCCAAGAGAAGTATGGGGGTggattttttccaattttatatatttggggTATTGGGTTATTAGCTGCTGGTCAAAGTAGCACTATGACCGGTACTTATGCAGGGCAGTTTATCATGGGTGGTTTCCTAAACTTGAGGTTAAAAAAATGGATGAGAGCATTGATCACACGAAGCTTTGCAATCATCCCAACTATTATAGTTGCTCTTGTCTTTGATACCTCTGAGGGCGCCTTAGATGTTCTAAATGAATGGCTTAATGTGCTTCAGTCAGTCCAGATTCCCTTTGCACTTATTCCCCTGCTTTTTTTGGTGTCAAGGGAGCAGATTATGGGCACTTTTAAAATTGGCCCAGTTCTCAAG ATGGCTGCGTGGCTTGTGGCAGCACTGGTAATAGTGATTAATGGGTATCTTTTGCTTGACTTCTTCTCCTCTGAAGTTAATGGGGTGTTGTTTGGCTCTGTTGTGGCTACTTTTACGGCGGCATATATTGGATTTATAGTTTACCTTGTTTCTCGGGGTGCTAATTTTTCAAGTTGGCGTCGCACAGTACAGCCGAAAACCGTAGCAGAGACAGTGGCTTGA